Proteins encoded in a region of the Streptomyces akebiae genome:
- a CDS encoding transposase has protein sequence MGEVRSIEAPFVVSGPSGVAVRTRLKGLSPGDEKVLRLAGGHLGSLASKDLRARCRDGLAHSGQAWAVRKRELTPASSSRWAGSITKGTHDQWALARRCQSAHIQNLEAGIRTIEARLALPVGQKGNKKAPGGYRSRREWHAKSRRLRVLGDRLAAARADRKAGIVHVVCGGKRLARSRHHLEEAGLTESACRGRWEAERWFFQADGESGKRYGNETIRISPDGEVSIKLPAPLAYLANAPHGRYVLTGQVAFAHRGGDWADRVAANRAIAYRIHLDTGRGRWYVTASWQIPPTPTVPIEAALAHGVIGVDMNADLPHARLRSRGGTPTAAWRLDTHGNPTGSPRRFSYDLTGTAQHRDAQVRHALTRLLHWAKTCGVKAIAVGDLDFAAEKTREKHGRRTRFRQLISGMPTARLRARLASMADAMGIAIIAVDPAYTSRWGAQHWKKPLTSTTRMTTRHDAAAVAIGRRAQGHPIRRRTTPPPHDRSDRAGHRTVQARPGVPGREEPRPRIPGPRTRSVRAGCGANAGNQNAQHRPGRSAEPETWQQDSLPLGL, from the coding sequence GTGGGTGAGGTGCGGAGCATCGAGGCGCCGTTCGTCGTGTCCGGGCCGTCCGGTGTGGCTGTCCGGACCCGCCTCAAGGGTCTGTCTCCCGGCGATGAGAAGGTGCTGCGTCTGGCGGGCGGGCATCTGGGGTCGCTGGCCTCGAAGGATCTCAGGGCACGCTGCCGGGACGGTCTGGCGCATTCCGGGCAGGCGTGGGCGGTCCGCAAGCGGGAGCTGACGCCCGCCTCGTCGTCACGCTGGGCGGGCAGTATCACCAAGGGCACGCACGATCAGTGGGCGCTGGCCCGCCGCTGCCAGTCGGCGCACATCCAGAACCTGGAAGCGGGGATCCGCACCATCGAGGCTCGCCTGGCGCTGCCGGTCGGGCAGAAGGGGAACAAGAAGGCGCCGGGGGGTTACCGGTCGCGGCGGGAGTGGCATGCGAAGTCGCGGCGGCTGCGGGTACTGGGGGACCGGCTGGCTGCCGCGCGGGCCGACCGGAAGGCCGGGATCGTGCACGTGGTGTGCGGCGGTAAGCGGCTGGCCCGCTCCCGGCATCATCTGGAGGAGGCTGGGCTGACGGAGTCCGCGTGTCGGGGGCGGTGGGAGGCGGAGCGCTGGTTCTTCCAGGCGGACGGGGAGTCCGGCAAGCGCTACGGCAACGAGACCATCCGTATCAGCCCCGACGGCGAGGTGAGCATCAAACTGCCCGCGCCGCTCGCGTATCTGGCGAACGCCCCGCACGGACGGTACGTCCTCACCGGCCAGGTCGCGTTCGCACACCGGGGCGGTGACTGGGCGGACCGCGTCGCGGCGAACCGGGCGATCGCCTACCGCATCCACCTGGATACGGGCCGGGGCCGCTGGTATGTGACCGCGTCCTGGCAGATCCCGCCCACCCCCACCGTCCCGATCGAGGCGGCACTCGCGCACGGCGTGATCGGCGTCGACATGAACGCCGATCTCCCCCACGCTCGGCTTCGCTCGCGCGGGGGGACCCCCACGGCCGCCTGGCGCCTGGACACGCACGGCAACCCGACCGGCAGCCCGCGCCGCTTCTCCTACGACCTGACCGGCACCGCCCAACACCGTGACGCTCAGGTCCGCCACGCCCTCACCCGCCTCCTGCACTGGGCGAAGACCTGCGGTGTGAAGGCGATCGCGGTGGGGGACCTGGACTTCGCCGCGGAGAAGACCCGGGAGAAACACGGCCGCCGCACACGGTTCCGGCAGCTGATCTCCGGCATGCCCACCGCCAGGCTCCGTGCCCGACTGGCCTCGATGGCCGACGCCATGGGCATCGCCATCATCGCCGTCGATCCCGCCTACACCAGCCGCTGGGGGGCCCAGCACTGGAAGAAGCCCCTCACCAGCACCACCCGTATGACGACTCGCCATGATGCTGCTGCCGTGGCGATCGGAAGGCGCGCCCAGGGACACCCGATCCGGCGACGGACGACACCGCCCCCACACGACCGGAGTGATCGTGCGGGGCATCGGACCGTCCAGGCCCGACCAGGTGTTCCCGGGCGTGAGGAACCCCGCCCCCGCATCCCCGGACCACGGACACGATCCGTGCGCGCCGGGTGCGGAGCGAACGCGGGCAACCAGAACGCCCAACACCGTCCGGGGCGTTCGGCCGAGCCTGAGACCTGGCAACAGGACTCACTCCCGCTCGGTCTTTAG